The sequence attattattattattattattattactatttttgttgtgtttgttgttgttttgttgttgttgttgttgttgtttataaagaTGTACAAGTATATCCTTAATAATATTACCTATGCAGATTTTAAAGACATGAATACACTGCTTGATGGCCAATGCTtgttcaatatttccttttttgaatATCTTATATCGGTTATTATCTATCCAATATTTCCTTAAGAGTTGACCAAGATATATCGGATAGTACCACAAGACTACAGGACGCTATTGAGGTCAACAAATTCTTCAAATGACAAATATTTCGAAAATCAATTTTGACCTGAGAATTTTCTAAGCATTTTCCAAAGCTTTCTTCAAAGTTATAACTGATAAATACATACTTAATATTTATCAAGACATTTGAACCCAAGTTGAGTAAAGAATTGGAATATTTTGATTTAttcaatgtatatatttcatatacttttTAATACCCTGTCAACCAACtacattttcttaaaaatattttcaaccattttttttttcgttttaaccCTACGATGTTCTTATATTCATTCCATTTATCATCTAGACTCGTTATTTCCTCTCTCGTAACTCAATGTGTTTTTCTCCCAATAGTTTTGAGAATGCTACAAGATGATGTGGCAAAGAATAATTAAAATGCTCTGTATATGGTATGTGTTTAAGCACGATTTACaccaaattttattataattagcatCATCAATAGTATTGACATACAGtgtttgaatatatgtatgcatacacatatacatgtctgAGGTAAAGGGTAATCTAATTCATTtttaatacatttacatacatacaaaaacgaatacatatgcaaatatagatacataaatacatacgtacgtgtacgtccatatatatatatatatatatatatatatatatatatatatatatatatatatatatatatatatatatatgtgtgtgtgtgtgtgtgtgtgtgtgtgtgtgtgtgtgtgtgtgtgttgaaacatAAAATAGATACCTGACGTGTATTATTCACGTATTAAATTCAATCGTAAGATACCGTATACTAAACGGTTCACATACGCGATGGAAATTGaataacatatataaaatgtattaagaAAGTCTCTCTCGGGAGCACTGTATGCTACGCGCTCGAAAATCCTTCATCTTTCATTTTCCCCCCGTGAATAACAGCGTGTATTTAGTCACTAATCACACTTAATTATCGACATACTGTCTGTGTTTGGCAGAAATGTTTTCTTAATGCAGCTCTTGGTTTTAATGTTTGGGGACAATGTGTAAATGATGTTACCAATTTAGTTAAGTGATTCTACTCAACTTTCATGtccgcatgctctctctctctctctctctctctctctctctctctctctctctctctctctctcgcaatatatatatatatatatatatatatatatatatatatatatatatatatatatatatatatatatatatatattcgcacaaacacacacacacatatatactgtatatatatatatatatatatatatatatatatatatatatatatatatatatatatatgtgtgtgtgtgtgtgtgtgtgtgtgtgtgtgtgtgtgtgtgagtgtgtgtttatctgtgtatgtgtgtttgtgcgtgtatatatatatatatatatatatatatatatatatatatatatatatatatatatatatatatatatatatatatatatatatatatattcatcgttgAATTCTTCTCTCGGACATCCCATTAGAAAATATCAGTttccaaataaataaaacatatattaccAAAACCGGTCCTGAAGCACGAAAAAAGttctataaatgaataaatgtaatttaaacAATATAAAAGTAAAATCCAAATTAATTCTCCAAACAAGAATTTTGTCTAATCACATCAGTTAGCGAATACAACAACAACTCCACTTAACATAGTTTAGCAAACACAAAAACGAAGAAACCAATAATATCTTAGCAAACACATTAACAATGACAGACCAATCTTATTCAACTAATTgttttaatataattaaataaacttTTCCTTTCCGCAGTGTGTAATCGAACCTATCACGGAAGGATGGGATCTACTTACACCATCCAGGTACCTCAGCCGCCCGCTGAAACGTTGCCACATTTGTGCCAGCTGACGTTTATCGCTTCAGACAACACTTACGGAGAGCTTGTGCAACTTAGCATTGAAGAGTTCCATCTGGGAAGGTGGGGATACAACtagtagcttgagagagagagagagagagagagagagagagagagagagagagagagagagagagagagagagagagcgcacttctATTTCCTTCAAATGATGTATGGAAGAACTAGTTTTATTTATATAgtctatattttccttttatatatatatatatatatatatatatatatatatatatatatatatatatatatatatatattgtgagtgtgtacagagagagagagagagagagagagagagagagagagagagagagagagagagagagagagagattactgttaaATCAATTGTTTAAACCTGCTTGGCTGGTATTTAAATCTATTATTACTTAAAAAGTCATAATTTCTCAAAAGTTATAGGAATCCTGAAAATCTGTATTCAattaaatttgtttatttcttatttatttgttttagtgGTAATATATTCAAAATTGTTTATATAGCTCACTATAGTTGCAGATTGCCACATTTTCAATGAATTAAAGAATACTCAAATATTTCCATTTTTccagtttgtttatatattttctgtgtCAGTCTTTCATAATACTTGAAACGCAACTTAgtgtttcatatactgtatgtcgAAGTACAGGGTGTTAAAAAATCTCTCCGCAGTGAACTTTTTGAAAGATAGCCGACTTTTACATAGTGTGACAACGCTAAGGGAGTAATGGGCCTCGAATGCTCACTGCAGAGAGACTTTTGAACACTGTACTAAATTCAAAATTCCTATCTGGTAACACATAATTCCTgcattaatgattttttaaatcCCAGTAATCTAATATCTATAATTACTAAAGAAATACTCTTAGGACTTAAtactttataattttttatcaGGTTTACATCACATACGATTGACGGATGCCCAGACGGTCACATGCAGATTGAGGAGCTAAGCCGACCGCAAAATCCGGGTTACTGGTGTGGTACATCTTGGGGTACGAATTTTTACTACTCTGAGACGTCAGCGATTACTGTCGTGCTACGTGTCTTCAACTTGAGCTCCAGCGGTCCTGATATGGGCAATCCAGGTGCTTTCCAACCAAAGGACAAGACCATGCTAAAGTTGTCCTACAGGTTTCTGCGCAAAGAACAATCAATTCTGCGGTATGGACCACTATACAACCCTAGCTACCGAGGAGAGGATCTTCCAAACTCATTTTGCGATAAATACTTCGAAAACTGCGAAAAGAAGAATTGTAAAATTCAGTCGCCCAATTTTCCGGGAATGTATCCAAGGAATCTCACCTGCTATTATCGTATCCAACAAACACGTATACCTGATGGGAAGGTTGCACTGGTGAGTGTTCTTCAGAAAAATCCTCACCTTATTTACATCAAAGATAAGAATGCTCCACATCTGTCTAAAGAAAAACAACTGGCAGTGGGGACTGCTTGTCATACACTTCATGATTACCTAGTTGTCTTTGATGGCAATACAACAAGGGCCCCCGTTTTGACAAAAATCTGTAAAGGTGGAGCCACCCTATCAGCTATTACGGCAAGTGGCCCTGACCTTTTGTTGCTTTTCCACACATCACCATATGATTTTCCATTCCAGGACTCTCCAAGACGTCGTTCGTTTGGATTTGAACTTGATGTAATAGTGAATTTTGTTGATGTTGATTCAACAGCTTATGTTAGAAAAGATGCTGAATGTCAGTACGAAGTGAGTAGTCAGAGCCAACGAAGTGGTTATGTGCAAGCTCCAGCTCACTCACTTCTGTCAAATACTACTTGTAAATGGACTCTAAAAGCTAGCAGAAGAGAAATCGTCTGGCTCTATTTTCTTCATTACCGGCATGTCCTGCATTTGGAAATGCCAAGGCCTGCCCAGTGCCCAAATACTCTCTCCATATTCAATGGTGACATTCCAAATGAAGAATTGAATGAGACAGCAAATCTTCTTGGTAGATTTTGCAAACATGACAAATTGCCTCGTGTCTGTAGTGGCGTTCATGCACCAGGACCCCACTCATCTTCTTGCTCACCTCATGACAGTTATATTTCAACTGGTCCAGCAATGACCTTATCTCTTCGTTATGCTGCAGGAACAGCTCCAGCACATGTAGAATTCTTAGCTCGGTATGAATTTGTAGACACCAGACAGTGGGGTACACCCACACCAGGTGGAGGGCCCTGTGACAGATCATTTACAGTCCGGCCTGACAGGTTATTTGCATCTCCTAGGGATGTATTTATGTTTGGTAGAGGTGGGGCCAGAAGGCTGCGATGTGTTTACACATTCGAAGTTGCAAGTTACCAACGGATAACTTTAAAGATCCTTAGATCAAAAATGGGACCTGACTGTATGACAATTCATCGACAATCATCGGGTCGTCATGAATGTTCCCATGGTGGAGAACCAGGAAACCCGTACATACAGTTAAGGGAGGAACCCTGGATAAATGTCCCTCTACAGCGTGCTTGCCTTTGTAATATATCTCGCCATCATCCTTTTACTATAACTTCATATACAAACAAACTAGAACTGATATTTTCAGTACCAAAGATGTCTCCTTCAAGTGATTACAATGATTACTTCTTTGAAGGCGAGTACTATATATCAGAAGCCCCTCAAGAAATCATAGAAAGATGTAATGAAACTACAAGACACTTGAATGGACGTTACGGTAACTTTACAGTAGGCTACGGGAGAGGGGACCTTTGTGCAACACAGCCACGGCTTATTGCTGCAACAGATACCTACTTCCTCTTCCTAAGAGTTAGAGGTTTCAGTGCAACAGAAACAAATTGTGAAATTGCCTCTCGAATCAATGTTTATGCTGCAGGGGGTGATTCTCCTCTCGCCTCTATATGCCCAGAACGAAGGGATGTTTTCACCAATATCTTCAGTAGTGGATGGGATGATTACGAATTTCAATTTCATTATGAAGATGATTTATACACATGGGATAACAAGAGCAATATCTCAAGTACCACTCTTGGACCAATTTTAGAGTATGAAGACGAACTAGAAACTCCAAAGAAAATGGAATCGCGTGATCTGTTCGTAGAATACACAGGCAATTACTCAGGTCGCTTCCTGGTGTCATGGGTGAGCGTTTGGCGACCACTGAAAATGGCATCCCAGTTATCATCATTCGAAGACCCTTGCAAGACGCCTTGTCCTGATATACAAGGATGCCTTCCAAAGGAGCTCTGGTGCGATGGGACTTACCACTGTCCTTCAGGATTAGATGAAGGTACTGCAGCCTGTGGCCTATGGGCTGCATTACCTTGGGTATATTTGGTTGCAGGAAGTGCTTTGGCATTATCGCTTGTGTCACTTTTCATTGCCGTTGTCATCCATCACATCCAATTGAGACTGCAAAAGAAGGTTGTAGCAGCTGCTACTGCAGCCGTGAATAATGGCCATGGTATCAAAAGTACCACACAGGACCTTCTCATACCTCCTGAGAAAGACAATTGGTGACAACGCGCCCATTCTGAGGACATTATCTGCATTGACTATGAGACTACTGTTTAAAACCAAAACAAAACTGCTGTTGTTGCCATGTCATGGTATTCTGACATAAAGCAAATCTTTATGCCAGATAACAATGGTTACCTAGCACAAGTTCCTTTTTAAAACATATCTGCACAGCCATATACATTTTGTCCTTCGAAAAAAATCAGTGGAAGGAAAACCAAATAGAAGTCCAAAATGTCATAATACAGCTGTATTTTGGTAAATAAATATGTACTccaatttttgataaaaaaaaaaaaatataccaatatatcACACAAACTCTTGAACTTGTGCTTAATAACTTGCTACATGCATGGCAACAGAGTAAAGCAGGCACACTGCCATGGTCTCATGTCAATTCAGACTTTGTCTTCCGAATGGGATAATATTTACCTTATTTCAAATATGTGACTGTAAATATGTGAGGTGTTTTAATGTCAAATGTATAGTCTGTTATCTGTGAATATGTACAAAGTTGTTAGAGTCTGCGATCAAGATAGAGTCGTGTTGATCAGCTGCTTTCCATGTGTGAACGAGGAGAGGTATAGAAGTCAGTGGACTTCGAAAAAATCACgagtcaaaataaacaaaataatgaaaatcatacaTGAAACTGGTGCAGTGTACTCTGTCCATTCCCTGTTGGTCCTCTGTAGTTAAATTTGGAGATTAGATTACTACAATAATTACTGTATAGCTGGCATAAATGAAGTTAGCCTAATCCTGTTAAAGGCCATTCAATCGAAACCCAAAATGAAGTATTGAGGAGCAAGTCAATTTTGACGACTCGAAACGAATTAACTTAAGCCAATTGGCTTTATTCTCTTTTAAAACAGGATTAGTGTACATTCAAAGCATAAATTAGCCTGACCTGACAGAGACTAGAAAGAGTACGTCACTCCTATCTATCTAAAAGACAGTGGCTTCCAACTAATGCTTTTTTCCCACCAGCCACCTAACTCAATCACCTTAAGCTAAGTTACATCAAAATATTGTCAAATTGTACTTTTCCCTGGCTGGTGGCACAAAAGCAAACTGGAGGGGTCTTTGCCACCTCGAAAgttttattacaaaattatatatatatatatacacataaaaaaatatttgtctgtGTTAACTTCGGCATAATATTGTGACTGTTGATACCCACTTGGGCTGGGAGATGTTTCAAATATTCGATTAAATCTAATTCTATTGGGAGATGTTTTAATGATTAGATTTATTCAAGGACGAACTTCATCTCATCTCACCCTGAATTTTTACAGAGATATTTCTGGTTTTTCCCTTCAAGAGTATTTGAGTTTATCCGATGTTGTTATATAACAGTGGAAGTCTATATCAGTTAATTTTTAATAGATATAAAAATGCATCTAATTTGCAACTGTGGGGACGTTGAGTGACCCAAAAatctttgtatattttatatttgctaataaaatacaataaaagcaTAATTCTGTATTCATATCCATCTTCTTCTATTCTGTTTTCACTAGTGTATGCATCCCATCAAAaaggacggctgaatatttagatagatatgcacacacacaaatgcaaTCCCTCTCACCATATGACTAATTTTTCTTCCcctaatttagatagatatgcacacacgcacacaacacctctcaccagtgtatgactatatcctctctcccctaccagagggatgggtAGACACCAAGTtgttatatgtttggcaatgccgttgagcgtaacaggaaattatatatatatatatatatatatatatatatatatatatatatatatatatatatatatatatatatatataaatatatatatatatatatatatatatatatataaagcgagatgTTCCAACAGGGAAGGAAGCACAGTGaggaatgaaaaataagaaaataaataaacgatatgagaaataatgagaaatttaaataatatatttcaaaaacaataacaacatcaaaacagatatttcatatatgaaatataaaaataattttgaagttctaccaattcaactaccgattagaaagatcattccacaacttggtcacagctggaataaaacttatagaataatgtgtagtattgagcctcatgaagaagggctgactattagaattaactgcatacctagtattacgaacaggatggaactatccgtgaagatctgaatgtaaaggatgatcagaattatgaaaatcttatgcaacatgcataacgaactaattgaacgacggtgccagagattaatatctagatcaggaataagaaatttaatacaccgtaagttcttatccaacaaattaagatgggaatcagcagctgaagaccaaacaggagaacagtactcaaaacaaggtagaaggaaagaattaaaaaacttcttcagaatagaatagtcaccgaaaatcttgaaagactttctcaataagccaatttgttgcgcaattgaagaagacgcaaacctaatatgtttttcaaaagtaaatttgctgtcgagaatcacacttagaattttaaaagtcatgcaaAAAATTATTATCAATGCTGAAACCTGTATAttaaggagccactatccttgacctacttacaatcatactttgagttttgttaagatt comes from Palaemon carinicauda isolate YSFRI2023 chromosome 19, ASM3689809v2, whole genome shotgun sequence and encodes:
- the LOC137658664 gene encoding uncharacterized protein; the encoded protein is MEWVSMQRPAFSSIMWVWWLWLTLWTSMGVQASYGACTVSEYPCRNRQCVSLDRYCDGHQDCSDNSDEPPGCTLCNRTYHGRMGSTYTIQVPQPPAETLPHLCQLTFIASDNTYGELVQLSIEEFHLGRFTSHTIDGCPDGHMQIEELSRPQNPGYWCGTSWGTNFYYSETSAITVVLRVFNLSSSGPDMGNPGAFQPKDKTMLKLSYRFLRKEQSILRYGPLYNPSYRGEDLPNSFCDKYFENCEKKNCKIQSPNFPGMYPRNLTCYYRIQQTRIPDGKVALVSVLQKNPHLIYIKDKNAPHLSKEKQLAVGTACHTLHDYLVVFDGNTTRAPVLTKICKGGATLSAITASGPDLLLLFHTSPYDFPFQDSPRRRSFGFELDVIVNFVDVDSTAYVRKDAECQYEVSSQSQRSGYVQAPAHSLLSNTTCKWTLKASRREIVWLYFLHYRHVLHLEMPRPAQCPNTLSIFNGDIPNEELNETANLLGRFCKHDKLPRVCSGVHAPGPHSSSCSPHDSYISTGPAMTLSLRYAAGTAPAHVEFLARYEFVDTRQWGTPTPGGGPCDRSFTVRPDRLFASPRDVFMFGRGGARRLRCVYTFEVASYQRITLKILRSKMGPDCMTIHRQSSGRHECSHGGEPGNPYIQLREEPWINVPLQRACLCNISRHHPFTITSYTNKLELIFSVPKMSPSSDYNDYFFEGEYYISEAPQEIIERCNETTRHLNGRYGNFTVGYGRGDLCATQPRLIAATDTYFLFLRVRGFSATETNCEIASRINVYAAGGDSPLASICPERRDVFTNIFSSGWDDYEFQFHYEDDLYTWDNKSNISSTTLGPILEYEDELETPKKMESRDLFVEYTGNYSGRFLVSWVSVWRPLKMASQLSSFEDPCKTPCPDIQGCLPKELWCDGTYHCPSGLDEGTAACGLWAALPWVYLVAGSALALSLVSLFIAVVIHHIQLRLQKKVVAAATAAVNNGHGIKSTTQDLLIPPEKDNW